The proteins below are encoded in one region of Natranaerovirga hydrolytica:
- a CDS encoding fibronectin type III domain-containing protein: MKKIITLMMACLLMVTMIRPLEVQGKSRIDIVFIIDRSGSMGNDINSVRDNIDTFVNRLTQENIDYRLGLISYERTPTVYAMTTNVNTFKSNLNSINVSGGIENGLDAIKAALDEYTYYANSVKYFVLIGDERVYSQEGHTDNSIIRALNDEGVILTTVGLRGENDVQFKNLANQTGGLYLDITRNFSASLMEIFDQIHRMPNVEILSPTTNQWLGGSNQNFVPSLKVSDPDSDLLTITYNIDGGQELDRRQISNSFQEQIVNLSAFNVAQLSDGNHTLEVTVSDTMDSVSDYVNFRVDNTEPIKNRFDITSVGTNNIAVTGRATDNGSGLAAQPYGFIIGSANSGWRTNTSYGVNNLTPNTSYNVTFQARDTVGNVFSETVSRYTLAQPPNIDVQSTGLTDMNVRLNDDNPSHTQYEIMVDNQYVQANGQLSNTPQRIALNNKSITIQGLEANTRYNVKARAYNEEQIATSQNTLNVYTKPQAPSELMGTPMQESIHLQWQGIEGVQGYVLELNQNKIQLGNVTSYTHTGLSPETTHSYRIAAYNQGGEGAFSETVNITTLPYPPAQPNVPTYTLGKEEIALQWQAVPGATSYELEVNGEIISLTSTNYLHKGLTPESTHTYRLRAVNAGGASSFTPLLTLTTYPYPPETPELSLSDINKNMIQVQWEDVEKAEGYHLMVNGVIMSMGSGLSYTHNNLVPLSTHTYQVRAHNLGGQSLWSAPLEIQTYPEEPDYPKNIMGTASQDSITLTWYLVPYAEYYEIEIDNNTVKRVDDLTFVHKGLNAEEQHTYRVRAVNVSGKSDWSIPVQVSTLPKGNNNYALTNVAAIVTNNQITLSWDTVKDGASYEIEVDGQLQSLGEDTLYRHSGLEPNEFHTYKIRVITESGSSEWCAILSLSTLPNPPDAPEHIYADANLYQIELRWDVMDRATAYDVEIDGDEIITLTETQFRHQGLEPGTAHSYRIRAKNMTDVTAWSQAIVVATQTPDYLVQYEEGETFSFTILANNIQDFNQLYFVLEYDPNELEIVDLFEGTAKKDVNLNGLIEETSIIVNGQEGKILFMVDLNMIPGTSWSGEITSIVFEGLNTGESSIKLLTNE; the protein is encoded by the coding sequence GTGAAAAAAATTATAACGTTAATGATGGCGTGTCTGTTAATGGTAACAATGATTAGACCATTAGAAGTACAAGGAAAAAGCCGTATTGATATTGTTTTTATAATTGACCGATCTGGAAGTATGGGAAATGATATTAATAGTGTTAGGGACAATATCGATACGTTTGTCAATCGGTTAACTCAAGAAAATATAGATTATAGACTGGGTTTGATTTCTTATGAAAGAACACCAACGGTTTATGCAATGACAACCAATGTTAACACATTCAAATCCAATCTTAATAGTATCAATGTTAGTGGAGGAATAGAAAATGGATTAGATGCCATTAAAGCAGCGTTAGATGAGTATACATATTATGCTAACTCAGTCAAATATTTTGTATTAATAGGAGATGAAAGAGTTTACAGCCAGGAAGGGCATACAGATAATAGCATCATTAGAGCATTAAATGATGAAGGCGTTATCTTAACAACCGTTGGATTAAGAGGTGAAAATGACGTTCAATTTAAAAATCTTGCCAATCAAACAGGCGGTTTATACCTTGATATTACAAGAAATTTTAGTGCTTCTCTTATGGAGATATTTGATCAAATACACCGTATGCCAAATGTTGAAATCCTTTCACCTACCACCAATCAATGGTTAGGCGGAAGCAATCAAAACTTTGTACCATCCCTTAAAGTTTCTGACCCAGACAGTGATCTTTTAACCATTACCTATAACATTGATGGTGGTCAAGAATTAGACAGAAGACAGATTAGTAATTCATTTCAGGAACAAATTGTTAATCTATCAGCTTTTAATGTTGCTCAGTTATCAGATGGCAATCATACATTAGAGGTCACAGTGAGTGATACGATGGATTCTGTGTCGGATTATGTCAACTTTAGAGTAGATAATACAGAGCCCATTAAAAATCGTTTTGATATAACATCCGTAGGCACAAACAATATAGCCGTTACAGGTCGAGCAACAGATAATGGCTCAGGATTAGCCGCTCAGCCTTATGGTTTTATTATTGGAAGTGCAAATAGCGGATGGCGCACAAATACCTCTTATGGTGTCAATAACTTGACTCCAAATACATCTTACAATGTCACTTTTCAAGCAAGAGACACTGTGGGTAATGTTTTTTCAGAAACCGTAAGCAGATATACATTGGCACAGCCACCAAATATCGACGTACAATCAACAGGGCTAACAGATATGAATGTACGATTAAATGATGACAATCCCAGTCATACCCAGTATGAAATTATGGTAGACAATCAATATGTACAAGCCAATGGACAGTTGTCTAATACCCCACAAAGAATTGCTTTGAATAATAAAAGTATTACCATACAAGGTTTAGAAGCCAATACCAGATACAATGTAAAAGCAAGAGCATACAATGAGGAGCAAATAGCAACCAGTCAAAATACCTTAAATGTTTATACCAAACCACAAGCACCCAGTGAACTAATGGGAACACCTATGCAAGAAAGCATTCACTTGCAATGGCAAGGCATTGAAGGTGTACAAGGGTATGTCTTAGAATTGAATCAGAATAAGATTCAGCTAGGCAATGTGACCAGCTATACCCATACAGGACTTTCGCCAGAAACAACCCATAGCTATAGAATTGCTGCTTATAATCAAGGTGGAGAAGGGGCTTTTAGTGAAACGGTGAATATAACCACATTACCTTACCCACCGGCCCAACCTAACGTCCCCACATATACTCTTGGAAAAGAAGAAATTGCATTGCAATGGCAAGCGGTTCCAGGGGCTACCAGTTATGAACTAGAAGTTAATGGAGAGATTATATCTTTAACAAGCACGAACTATCTTCATAAAGGCTTAACACCTGAATCTACTCATACTTACAGATTAAGAGCAGTCAATGCAGGTGGAGCAAGTTCTTTTACACCCTTACTCACACTAACCACGTATCCCTATCCACCAGAAACACCAGAATTAAGTTTATCGGATATTAATAAAAATATGATACAAGTTCAGTGGGAAGATGTGGAGAAAGCAGAAGGTTATCATTTGATGGTCAATGGGGTTATTATGTCTATGGGTTCAGGATTAAGTTATACCCATAATAATTTAGTGCCTTTATCCACCCATACGTATCAAGTGAGGGCTCATAATTTAGGTGGACAAAGCTTATGGTCAGCGCCATTAGAGATTCAAACTTATCCAGAAGAACCCGATTACCCCAAAAATATAATGGGTACAGCAAGTCAAGACAGCATTACTTTAACATGGTATTTGGTACCTTATGCAGAGTACTATGAAATAGAAATAGATAACAACACAGTTAAAAGGGTTGATGACTTAACTTTTGTGCATAAAGGCTTAAATGCAGAAGAACAACACACGTATCGCGTCAGAGCAGTAAATGTCTCTGGAAAAAGTGACTGGAGTATACCAGTGCAAGTGTCTACATTGCCAAAAGGCAATAACAATTATGCCCTAACCAATGTGGCAGCCATAGTAACCAATAACCAAATAACATTATCTTGGGACACTGTAAAGGATGGTGCATCATATGAGATAGAAGTAGATGGCCAACTGCAATCATTAGGGGAGGATACCCTTTATAGACATTCAGGACTTGAACCCAATGAATTTCATACCTATAAGATAAGGGTTATAACAGAGTCCGGTAGCAGTGAGTGGTGTGCCATTTTATCTTTGTCAACTTTGCCTAACCCACCAGACGCACCAGAGCATATCTATGCAGATGCCAATCTTTATCAAATTGAATTAAGATGGGATGTTATGGACAGAGCTACAGCTTATGATGTTGAAATAGATGGTGATGAAATTATAACTTTGACAGAAACACAATTTAGACATCAAGGTTTGGAACCTGGAACGGCACATAGCTATAGAATTAGAGCAAAAAATATGACAGATGTAACGGCTTGGAGTCAAGCCATAGTCGTAGCAACACAAACACCGGACTACTTGGTTCAGTATGAAGAAGGAGAAACATTTAGCTTTACAATACTGGCCAATAATATACAAGATTTTAACCAACTGTACTTTGTTTTAGAATATGACCCAAATGAATTAGAAATTGTGGATTTATTTGAAGGAACAGCAAAAAAAGATGTGAACTTAAATGGCTTAATAGAAGAAACCTCTATTATTGTCAATGGACAAGAAGGAAAAATACTCTTTATGGTGGATCTCAATATGATACCTGGGACTTCTTGGTCTGGTGAGATCACTTCCATAGTGTTTGAAGGTTTGAATACAGGAGAAAGCTCGATAAAATTATTAACCAATGAATAA